In one Deltaproteobacteria bacterium RBG_16_64_85 genomic region, the following are encoded:
- a CDS encoding co-chaperone GroES, translated as MKVKPLQDRILIKRVEEETKTKGGIIIPDTAKEKPQEGLVVAVGSGKVTEKGTRVPPEVKKGDRILFGKYSGTEIKVDGEEHLILREDDILAILEK; from the coding sequence ATGAAGGTAAAGCCGCTGCAGGACAGGATTCTGATCAAGCGCGTGGAGGAGGAGACGAAGACCAAGGGCGGGATCATCATCCCCGACACCGCAAAGGAGAAGCCCCAGGAGGGGCTGGTGGTCGCGGTGGGCTCCGGCAAGGTGACCGAAAAGGGGACCCGCGTGCCCCCCGAGGTCAAGAAGGGCGACCGCATCCTCTTCGGGAAGTATTCCGGGACCGAGATCAAGGTCGACGGCGAGGAGCACCTGATCCTCCGCGAGGACGACATCCTCGCCATCCTCGAGAAATAG
- a CDS encoding chaperonin GroL, with protein sequence MAKQLKFSEEARAAIKVGVDLLTDAVKVTLGPRGRNVIIEKSFGSPLVTKDGVTVAKEVELPDKYENMGAQMVKEVASKTSDVAGDGTTTATVLAQKIYQEGAKLVAAGYNPMDLKRGIDKAVEAVAAELKRMSKPTKDPKEIAQVGTISANNDETIGNIIAEAMSKVGKEGVITVEEAKGMETTLEIVEGMQFDRGYLSPYFVTDPERMEVILEDPYILIHEKKISNMKDLLPLLEQIARSGKPLLIVAEEVEGEALATLVVNKLRGTLHACAVKAPGFGDRRKAMLEDIGVLTGGKAIAEEMGIKLEAVQLTDLGRAKRVVIDKDNTTIIDGAGKKADIEGRVKQIRAQVEETTSDYDKEKLQERLAKLVGGVAVINVGAATETEMKEKKARVEDALNATRAAVEEGIIPGGGVAYIRAAMVLDGIKLEHDQAAGIDIVRKALFEPSKQIAINAGQDGGVIVEKIKNGKGAFGFNAATEEFEDLIKAGILDPTKVARVALLNAASVAGLLITTECAISEKPEEKEKMPPMPMGGGGGGMY encoded by the coding sequence ATGGCGAAACAGCTGAAATTCAGTGAGGAGGCCCGTGCCGCGATCAAGGTGGGCGTGGACCTTCTGACGGACGCGGTCAAGGTGACCCTGGGCCCCCGGGGCCGCAACGTGATCATCGAGAAGTCGTTCGGTTCCCCGCTCGTCACCAAGGACGGCGTCACCGTGGCCAAGGAAGTGGAGCTGCCCGACAAGTACGAAAACATGGGCGCCCAGATGGTGAAGGAGGTGGCCTCCAAGACGAGCGACGTGGCGGGCGACGGCACCACCACGGCAACCGTCCTGGCGCAGAAGATTTACCAGGAGGGCGCGAAGCTCGTGGCCGCCGGGTACAACCCCATGGACCTCAAGCGCGGGATCGACAAGGCGGTCGAGGCGGTGGCGGCCGAGTTGAAGAGGATGTCCAAGCCGACCAAGGACCCCAAGGAGATCGCCCAGGTCGGAACGATTTCCGCGAACAACGACGAGACGATCGGGAACATCATCGCCGAGGCGATGTCCAAGGTCGGCAAGGAAGGGGTCATCACCGTCGAGGAAGCCAAGGGGATGGAGACGACGCTCGAGATCGTGGAGGGGATGCAGTTCGACCGCGGCTACCTCTCCCCGTACTTCGTCACCGATCCCGAGAGGATGGAAGTCATCCTCGAGGACCCGTACATCCTCATCCACGAGAAGAAGATCTCCAACATGAAGGACCTCCTTCCCCTGCTCGAGCAGATCGCCCGCTCGGGCAAGCCGCTCCTCATCGTGGCGGAAGAGGTCGAGGGCGAGGCGCTGGCCACCCTGGTGGTCAACAAGCTGCGCGGCACGCTGCACGCCTGCGCGGTGAAGGCTCCCGGCTTCGGGGACCGGCGGAAGGCGATGCTCGAGGACATCGGGGTTCTCACCGGCGGCAAGGCGATCGCCGAAGAGATGGGGATCAAGCTCGAGGCGGTCCAGTTGACCGACCTGGGCCGGGCCAAGCGGGTGGTGATCGACAAGGACAACACCACGATCATCGACGGCGCCGGCAAGAAGGCCGACATCGAGGGCCGGGTGAAGCAGATCCGCGCGCAGGTCGAGGAGACCACCTCGGACTACGACAAGGAGAAGCTCCAGGAAAGGCTGGCCAAGCTGGTCGGCGGCGTCGCCGTCATCAACGTCGGCGCGGCGACCGAAACCGAGATGAAGGAAAAGAAGGCGCGGGTGGAGGATGCGCTCAACGCCACGCGGGCCGCGGTGGAGGAGGGGATCATCCCCGGCGGCGGCGTGGCCTACATCCGCGCGGCGATGGTGCTCGACGGGATCAAGCTGGAACACGACCAGGCTGCGGGCATCGACATCGTGAGGAAGGCGCTGTTCGAGCCGTCCAAACAGATCGCGATCAACGCGGGCCAGGACGGCGGCGTCATCGTGGAGAAGATCAAGAACGGGAAAGGTGCCTTCGGCTTCAACGCGGCCACCGAGGAGTTCGAGGACCTGATCAAGGCCGGGATCCTGGACCCCACGAAGGTGGCGCGCGTCGCGCTCCTGAACGCCGCGTCGGTGGCGGGGCTCTTGATCACCACCGAGTGCGCGATCTCCGAGAAGCCGGAAGAGAAGGAGAAGATGCCTCCGATGCCTATGGGGGGCGGCGGCGGCGGGATGTATTAA
- a CDS encoding bifunctional 5,10-methylene-tetrahydrofolate dehydrogenase/5,10-methylene-tetrahydrofolate cyclohydrolase (catalyzes the formation of 5,10-methenyltetrahydrofolate from 5,10-methylenetetrahydrofolate and subsequent formation of 10-formyltetrahydrofolate from 5,10-methenyltetrahydrofolate) — MSAQRIDGKAIAAAIRAEIKERAAEFNARTGIRACLAAVLVGEDPASSVYVRNKGKACIEAGMLSRQINLPATTSEKELLDLVGRLNADDAVHGILVQLPLPDQIDESKVIEAIAPGKDVDGFHPVNAGRLFIGEPGFIPCTPYGILKILDYEKVELKGKHAVVVGRSNIVGKPVAILLLSRHATVTICHSRTQDLPGVVRSADVVIAAVGKAEMIRGSWIRPGAVVIDVGINRLPDGRLVGDVAFEEASAVAGKITPVPGGVGPMTITMLLHNTLEAAALRAAAE, encoded by the coding sequence ATGTCCGCGCAACGGATCGACGGGAAAGCGATCGCGGCTGCAATCCGGGCGGAAATCAAGGAAAGGGCGGCGGAGTTCAACGCCCGCACCGGCATCCGGGCGTGCCTGGCCGCCGTGCTCGTGGGGGAGGACCCGGCCTCCAGCGTCTACGTCCGCAACAAGGGGAAAGCGTGCATCGAGGCGGGGATGCTCTCCCGGCAGATCAACCTCCCCGCAACCACGTCGGAGAAAGAGCTCCTGGATCTCGTGGGGCGGCTCAACGCGGACGATGCGGTCCACGGGATTCTTGTCCAGCTTCCCCTCCCCGACCAGATCGACGAATCGAAGGTGATCGAGGCGATCGCGCCGGGCAAGGATGTCGACGGGTTCCACCCGGTGAACGCTGGAAGGCTCTTCATCGGCGAGCCCGGGTTCATCCCCTGCACCCCCTACGGGATCCTCAAGATCCTGGATTACGAAAAGGTGGAGCTCAAGGGGAAACACGCCGTCGTCGTCGGCCGGAGCAACATCGTCGGCAAGCCCGTGGCCATCCTCCTTTTGTCCCGCCACGCCACGGTGACCATCTGCCACTCGAGGACGCAGGACCTGCCGGGCGTGGTACGGTCGGCCGACGTGGTGATCGCGGCGGTGGGGAAGGCCGAGATGATCCGGGGCTCCTGGATCCGCCCGGGGGCGGTCGTCATCGACGTGGGGATCAACCGGCTGCCCGACGGCAGGCTGGTCGGCGACGTGGCCTTCGAGGAGGCCAGTGCCGTCGCCGGGAAGATCACCCCGGTCCCCGGCGGGGTCGGCCCGATGACCATCACGATGCTGCTCCACAACACGCTGGAAGCCGCGGCGCTCAGGGCGGCAGCGGAGTAG
- a CDS encoding rhomboid family intramembrane serine protease, whose product MIPIRDTVPSSRTPFVNFALILLNSAVFLYQFTLGEAASDFAYTYGLIPYRFLHLFTSHPMELLTPLFAMFLHGGWLHVIGNMLFLYIFGDNVEDILGHGRYLIFYLLCGVASFLVQILFQSNSMVPNVGASGAIAGVLGAYLLLFPRARIVTLLPIFIFFTVVEIPAFIFIGIWFLIQFASGALTLGRTEALSGGVAWWAHVGGFLVGMLLIKLMAPRGPARRPVVV is encoded by the coding sequence ATCATACCGATACGAGATACGGTCCCCTCTTCCCGGACGCCGTTCGTCAACTTCGCGCTGATCCTGCTCAACTCGGCGGTCTTCCTCTACCAGTTCACGCTCGGGGAGGCGGCGTCCGATTTCGCCTACACCTACGGACTCATCCCGTACCGGTTCCTGCACCTGTTCACCTCCCACCCGATGGAACTCCTGACCCCGCTCTTCGCGATGTTCCTCCACGGCGGATGGCTCCACGTGATCGGCAACATGCTCTTCCTCTACATCTTCGGCGACAACGTGGAGGACATCCTCGGCCACGGAAGGTACCTGATCTTCTACCTTTTGTGCGGAGTGGCGTCTTTCCTGGTGCAGATCCTGTTCCAGTCGAACTCGATGGTCCCCAACGTCGGCGCCTCGGGCGCGATCGCGGGCGTGCTCGGAGCCTACCTCCTCCTGTTTCCCCGCGCCCGGATCGTCACGCTGCTGCCGATCTTCATCTTCTTCACGGTCGTCGAGATTCCCGCGTTCATCTTCATCGGCATCTGGTTCCTGATCCAGTTCGCAAGCGGTGCACTGACGCTCGGGCGCACCGAGGCGCTGTCGGGCGGGGTGGCCTGGTGGGCTCATGTCGGCGGGTTCCTCGTCGGCATGCTTCTCATCAAGCTGATGGCCCCCCGGGGGCCTGCGCGCAGGCCCGTTGTAGTCTGA
- a CDS encoding DNA-binding protein HU (histone-like DNA-binding protein): MTKADLVASMADSAGISKALAEKTLNGFITAVGKALKKGDKLALTGFGTFSVSNRKARMGRNPQTGEQIKIKAARVPKFSAGKGLKEAVGGKKK, translated from the coding sequence ATGACGAAGGCGGATCTGGTTGCTTCCATGGCGGACTCGGCGGGCATCAGCAAGGCCTTGGCGGAGAAGACGCTCAACGGCTTTATCACCGCGGTCGGAAAAGCTTTGAAGAAGGGCGACAAGCTTGCCCTGACGGGATTCGGCACCTTCAGCGTGAGTAACCGGAAGGCCCGCATGGGACGCAACCCCCAGACCGGCGAACAGATCAAGATCAAGGCGGCAAGGGTTCCCAAGTTCTCGGCAGGCAAGGGCCTCAAGGAAGCGGTCGGCGGAAAGAAGAAATAG
- a CDS encoding phosphopyruvate hydratase, with amino-acid sequence MTMIIDVHGRQVLDSRGNPTVEVEVRLESGAEGRAIVPSGASTGTREAVELRDGDPKRYLGKGVLKAVRNVNKVIAPKMIGLDATEQSFLDGVLIELDGTENKGKLGANAILGVSMAAARAAAEACGLPLYQYIGGIGGRTLPVPMMNILNGGSHADNNVDIQEFMVMPVGASSFAEALRMGVETFHHLKKVLKGKGLNTNVGDEGGFAPLLSSNAEAIEVILEAIAKAGYKPGKEIGIALDSAASEFGEKGKYVFKKSDGSRKDAEGMVKFYENLCRQYPILSIEDGFSEDDWDGWKLFTRTMGKKIQIVGDDVFVTNPKILRKGIEEKAANSVLIKLNQIGTVTETIDAVEMARRAGWTAVVSHRSGETEDTTIADFVVGLNVGQIKTGSASRTDRIAKYNQLLRIEEELGPIARFEGRGVFYNI; translated from the coding sequence ATGACGATGATCATCGATGTGCACGGGAGACAGGTGCTGGACTCGCGGGGGAACCCTACCGTGGAGGTTGAAGTGCGCCTGGAATCGGGGGCGGAGGGGCGCGCGATCGTCCCCTCCGGAGCGTCGACGGGCACGCGGGAGGCGGTGGAGCTTCGGGACGGCGACCCGAAGCGGTACCTGGGGAAGGGGGTCCTGAAAGCGGTCCGCAACGTGAACAAGGTGATCGCCCCGAAGATGATCGGCCTCGACGCAACCGAGCAGTCCTTCCTCGACGGCGTCCTCATCGAGCTGGACGGCACCGAGAACAAGGGGAAGCTCGGGGCCAACGCCATCCTGGGCGTCTCCATGGCCGCGGCGAGAGCGGCGGCGGAGGCCTGCGGGTTGCCGCTGTACCAGTACATCGGCGGCATCGGGGGGCGCACCCTGCCCGTGCCGATGATGAATATCCTGAACGGCGGCTCCCACGCGGACAACAACGTGGACATCCAGGAGTTCATGGTCATGCCGGTGGGGGCATCGTCCTTCGCCGAAGCGCTCCGGATGGGCGTGGAGACGTTCCACCACCTGAAGAAGGTCCTGAAAGGAAAGGGCCTCAACACCAACGTGGGCGACGAGGGAGGATTCGCCCCTCTCCTTTCGTCGAACGCCGAGGCGATCGAGGTGATCCTCGAGGCGATCGCGAAAGCCGGCTACAAGCCGGGCAAGGAGATCGGGATCGCGCTCGACTCGGCGGCCTCCGAGTTCGGCGAGAAGGGGAAGTACGTCTTCAAGAAATCGGACGGATCGAGGAAGGACGCGGAGGGGATGGTGAAGTTCTATGAGAACCTGTGCCGGCAATATCCCATCCTGTCCATCGAAGACGGCTTCTCCGAGGACGACTGGGACGGCTGGAAGCTGTTCACCCGGACGATGGGGAAGAAGATCCAGATCGTGGGCGACGACGTCTTCGTGACCAACCCGAAGATCCTGCGCAAGGGGATCGAGGAGAAGGCGGCGAACTCCGTCCTCATCAAGCTGAACCAGATCGGGACGGTGACCGAGACGATCGACGCCGTGGAGATGGCCAGGCGCGCCGGGTGGACGGCCGTGGTGTCCCACCGCTCGGGGGAAACGGAAGACACCACCATCGCCGACTTCGTGGTGGGATTGAACGTCGGTCAGATCAAGACCGGCTCGGCCTCCCGAACCGACCGGATCGCGAAGTACAACCAGCTGCTGCGGATCGAGGAGGAGCTTGGCCCCATCGCCCGATTCGAGGGGAGGGGAGTGTTCTATAATATCTGA
- a CDS encoding phosphoglycerate mutase (2,3-diphosphoglycerate-independent), with translation MERRFVALIVLDGWGFRREAEANAIVLASTPFFDRLWAEFPHTLIHASEERVGLPAGQMGNSEVGHLNLGAGRVVYQDLVRISKAILTGEFFRIPAFHKVMDAASARGKALHLIGLLSDGGVHSLHTHLYAFLEMAKLRGLSRVYVHAILDGRDTPPTSGIHHVENLLAKMKEIGIGETATVGGRYYAMDRDNRWNRVERAYRAMVRGEGKAGTEPVAAVSDSYAAGKTDEFMEPVVITRDGRPVGRISPGDSVIFTNFRADRARELTRALAMEGFDKFPRPERLDLAVACMTAYDETFGLPAGFPPQTMENVLATVFAAHGIRNLRIAETEKYAHVTYFFNGGEEKVFPGESRILIPSPSVPTYDLQPEMSAYEVGERAEAEIGSRKYDAMILNFANGDMVGHTGILSAAIRAVEAVDENLRRVVEKVWELGGVALVTSDHGNAELMVDPETGEPHTAHTTNPVPLIYADPSGKGLVLKEDRALEDLAPTLLHLLKIPLPPEMTGEDLRKR, from the coding sequence ATGGAACGCCGGTTCGTCGCGCTCATCGTGCTGGACGGGTGGGGCTTCCGCAGGGAGGCGGAGGCCAACGCGATCGTCCTTGCCAGCACCCCGTTCTTCGACCGCCTGTGGGCGGAGTTTCCCCACACGCTGATCCACGCTTCCGAGGAACGGGTGGGACTGCCCGCGGGGCAGATGGGCAACTCGGAGGTGGGACACTTGAACCTCGGGGCGGGCCGGGTCGTCTACCAGGACCTCGTGCGGATTTCGAAGGCGATCCTCACGGGGGAATTCTTCAGGATCCCCGCCTTTCATAAGGTGATGGACGCAGCTTCGGCGCGGGGGAAGGCCCTCCACCTCATCGGCCTCCTGTCCGACGGGGGCGTCCATTCCCTCCACACGCACCTGTACGCTTTCCTCGAGATGGCGAAGCTTCGGGGCCTCTCCCGCGTGTACGTCCATGCGATCCTCGACGGCAGGGACACGCCGCCGACCAGCGGCATCCATCACGTGGAGAACCTGCTGGCGAAAATGAAGGAGATCGGAATCGGGGAGACCGCCACGGTCGGAGGAAGGTATTACGCGATGGACCGCGACAACCGCTGGAACCGGGTCGAGCGGGCCTACCGGGCCATGGTGCGGGGGGAAGGGAAGGCGGGCACGGAACCCGTTGCCGCGGTTTCGGATTCCTACGCGGCGGGGAAGACCGACGAGTTCATGGAGCCCGTGGTGATCACGCGGGACGGCCGCCCCGTGGGACGCATCTCCCCCGGCGACTCCGTGATTTTCACCAACTTCCGCGCGGACCGCGCCCGCGAGCTCACTCGCGCCCTTGCCATGGAAGGGTTCGACAAGTTCCCTCGCCCGGAGCGCCTGGACCTTGCGGTCGCGTGCATGACCGCCTACGACGAAACGTTCGGCCTGCCGGCGGGATTCCCCCCGCAGACGATGGAAAACGTCCTGGCGACCGTCTTCGCCGCTCACGGCATCCGGAACCTCCGCATCGCCGAAACCGAGAAGTACGCGCACGTGACCTACTTCTTCAACGGGGGCGAGGAGAAGGTGTTCCCCGGCGAGTCGCGCATCCTCATCCCGTCCCCCTCCGTGCCCACGTACGACCTTCAGCCGGAGATGAGCGCCTACGAGGTGGGGGAGCGCGCGGAGGCGGAGATCGGCTCCCGTAAATACGACGCGATGATCCTGAACTTCGCCAACGGGGACATGGTCGGGCACACGGGGATCCTGTCCGCCGCCATACGGGCGGTGGAGGCCGTCGACGAAAACCTCCGGCGCGTCGTGGAGAAGGTCTGGGAGCTCGGGGGAGTCGCCCTGGTCACCTCCGACCACGGCAACGCCGAGCTGATGGTGGACCCGGAGACGGGGGAGCCGCACACGGCGCACACGACGAACCCGGTCCCCCTGATCTACGCGGATCCCTCGGGCAAGGGCCTCGTCCTCAAGGAGGACCGGGCCCTGGAGGACCTTGCGCCCACCCTCCTCCATCTGCTGAAGATCCCCCTTCCCCCGGAGATGACCGGGGAGGACCTCCGGAAGCGGTGA